A DNA window from Camelina sativa cultivar DH55 chromosome 17, Cs, whole genome shotgun sequence contains the following coding sequences:
- the LOC104756349 gene encoding ferredoxin--NADP reductase, leaf isozyme 2, chloroplastic, which translates to MAMTTMNAAVSFTSSNSSSLPATSCAIAPERIRFTKGALYYKSNNVVTSKRVFSIRAQITTETTDTPTPTPAKKVEKVSKKNEEGVIVNKYRPKEPYTGKCLVNTKITADDAPGETWHMVFSHQGEIPYREGQSVGVIPDGIDKNGKPHKIRLYSIASSALGDLGNSETVSLCVKRLVYTNDQGETVKGVCSNFLCDLAPGSPVKLTGPVGKEMLMPKDPNATVIMLATGTGIAPFRSFLWKMFFEKHDDYKFNGLAWLFLGVPTTSSLLYQEEFDKMKAKAPENFRVDYAISREQANDKGEKMYIQTRMAQYAAELWELLKKDNTFVYMCGLKGMEKGIDDIMVSLAANDGIDWFDYKKQLKKAEQWNVEVY; encoded by the exons ATGGCGATGACTACCATGAATGCTGCTGTTTCTTTCACAtcttcaaactcttcttctcttcctgcTACAAGTTGTGCCATTGCTCCTGAAAGGATCAGGTTTACTAAG GGTGCTCTTTACTACAAAAGCAACAATGTAGTGACAAGTAAAAGAGTGTTTTCCATAAGAGCTCAAATCACAACAGAGACGACAGATACTCCTACTCCTACTCCTGCCAAGAAAGTTGAGAAAGTGTCTAAGAAGAACGAGGAAGGTGTGATTGTTAACAAGTACAGACCAAAGGAGCCATACACTGGAAAATGCCTTGTCAACACCAAAATCACAGCAGATGATGCTCCTGGAGAGACCTGGCACATGGTTTTCAGCCATCAAG GAGAGATCCCGTACAGAGAAGGGCAATCTGTTGGTGTGATTCCAGATGGAATTGACAAGAATGGAAAGCCTCACAAGATCAGACTTTACTCGATTGCCAGCAGCGCTCTTGGAGATCTTGGCAATTCTGAAACC GTTTCTTTGTGTGTGAAAAGACTTGTTTATACTAATGACCAAGGAGAGACTGTTAAAGGAGTTTGCTCAAATTTCTTGT GTGACTTGGCACCCGGAAGTCCAGTGAAGCTCACTGGTCCTGTAGGCAAAGAAATGCTTATGCCAAAGGATCCAAACGCAACTGTGATTATG CTTGCTACAGGGACTGGTATTGCACCTTTCCGGTCTTTCTTATGGAAGATGTTCTTTGAGAAACATGATGACTACAAG TTCAATGGCTTAGCTTGGCTTTTCTTGGGTGTACCAACTACTAGCTCATTGCTCTACCAAGAG GAGTTTGATAAGATGAAAGCAAAGGCCCCCGAGAACTTCAGGGTGGATTATGCGATAAGCAGAGAACAGGCGAACGACAAAGGAGAGAAAATGTATATCCAGACTCGGATGGCGCAGTACGCAGCTGAATTATGGGAGTTGTTGAAGAAAGACAACACTTTTGTCTACATGTGTGGACTTAAGGGAATGGAGAAAGGAATCGATGACATTATGGTCTCATTGGCTGCAAATGACG GTATTGACTGGTTTGATTACAAGAAGCAGTTGAAGAAGGCAGAGCAATGGAACGTTGAAGTCTACTGA
- the LOC104756350 gene encoding E3 ubiquitin-protein ligase SINA-like 2, with product MGGGDGKVATIHELDLFNCPICSEALTSPMPIFQCENGHIACSSCCTKVKNKCPACTLPINYRSKIVERLVKAIIMPCPNAKLGCTETFSYGKELVHEKTCRFAPK from the exons ATGGGTGGAGGAGATGGTAAGGTTGCGACAATACACGAGCTTGATCTCTTCAATTGTCCCATTTGTAGCGAGGCACTAACATCCCCGATGCCTATCTTTCAG TGTGAGAATGGACATATAGCTTGTTCGTCTTGCTGTACTAAAGTGAAGAACAAATGCCCTGCTTGCACTTTGCCGATTAACTATCGATCTAAGATAGTGGAGAGACTTGTAAAAGCAATCATTATGCCATGCCCAAACGCCAAACTTGGTTGTACTGAGACGTTCTCTTATGGGAAAGAATTAGTCCATGAGAAGACATGCAGGTTCGCTCCGAAATGA
- the LOC104756351 gene encoding thaumatin-like protein 1: MALIFFFFFLLSNLFFSGAMSRSFTIANKCDYTVWPGILSNAGVPPLPTTGFVLQKGETRTIDAPSSWGGRFWGRTLCSTGSDGRFTCATGDCGSGKLECSGTGAAPPATLAEFTLDGSGGLDFYDVSLVDGYNVQMLVAPQGGSGLNCSTTGCVVDLNGSCPSELRVNSVGGGDKGGTVAMACKSACEAFREPEYCCSGAFGSPDTCKPSSYSRVFKSACPRAYSYAYDDKSSTFTCAKSPNYVITFCPSPNTSLKSAEEHSTETMTTTSSSSSGSKTSSSESQSQSQMVYEGALDESSGSPPSTCHGVSRVITVALSFAFCRMWWFF, encoded by the exons ATGGcattgatcttcttcttcttcttcttgttatcgAACTTGTTCTTCTCCG GAGCTATGTCGAGGAGCTTCACAATAGCGAACAAATGCGACTACACAGTTTGGCCGGGAATTTTATCTAACGCCGGAGTTCCTCCGTTGCCGACCACCGGCTTCGTTCTTCAAAAAGGGGAGACGCGTACAATCGACGCACCATCTTCATGGGGCGGTCGGTTCTGGGGAAGGACACTCTGCTCCACCGGTTCCGATGGAAGATTTACATGCGCCACCGGTGATTGCGGTTCCGGAAAACTCGAATGCTCCGGAACCGGAGCTGCTCCTCCGGCGACTCTAGCTGAATTCACTCTCGACGGCTCCGGAGGACTCGATTTCTACGACGTGAGCCTCGTCGACGGCTACAATGTGCAGATGCTGGTGGCTCCTCAAGGCGGTTCCGGCCTGAATTGCAGCACTACAGGCTGCGTCGTCGATTTAAACGGCTCGTGTCCGTCGGAGCTAAGGGTGAATAGCGTCGGAGGAGGCGATAAGGGAGGGACGGTGGCGATGGCTTGTAAAAGCGCGTGCGAGGCGTTTCGGGAGCCGGAGTATTGCTGCAGCGGCGCGTTTGGGTCGCCTGATACGTGTAAGCCTTCTTCGTACTCGAGGGTCTTCAAGAGCGCGTGTCCACGCGCCTATAGCTACGCGTATGACGATAAGTCTAGTACATTTACGTGCGCTAAATCTCCCAACTACGTCATCACGTTCTGTCCTTCTCCCAACACCAG CCTAAAATCAGCGGAGGAACACAGTACAGAGACAATGACGACGACATCAAGTTCAAGCTCCGGGAGTAAGACGTCATCGTCGGAGTCGCAGTCGCAGTCGCAGATGGTTTACGAAGGTGCTCTGGACGAAAGCAGTGGTTCACCACCATCTACGTGTCACGGCGTATCACGTGTGATCACAGTCGCTCTCTCGTTTGCTTTTTGTCGTATGTGGTGGTTCTTCTGA
- the LOC104756352 gene encoding uncharacterized protein LOC104756352, with amino-acid sequence MEQFEADPYYADQKKARKLQAWREAIADGDFGMPRICPCGKRIVNEISPTETEKKRWFTCVKYKDDGLHRRKNWADAIEEETQTLRKDVDNHWERLKEFEPHHTKIYNLQMELKEKSDEIAKLKEELALLTTRVDLLDRLCFD; translated from the exons ATGGAACAATTTGAGGCCGACCCATACTATGCTGATCAGAAGAAGGCGAGGAAGTTACAAGCATGGCGAGAAGCCATAGCCGATGGTGATTTTGGCATGCCTCGAATTTGCCCATGTGGCAAACGAATCGTCAATGAGATCTCtccaacagaaacagagaaaaagagatggtttacTTGCGTTAAGTATaag GATGATGGATTGCACAGGCGGAAAAATTGGGCTgatgcaattgaagaagaaacccaaacCTTAAGGAAAGATGTTGATAACCAttgggagagattgaaggaatTTGAACCCCATCATACTAAGATCTATAATTTGCAGATGGAGCTTAAGGAGAAGAGTGACGAGATTGCCAAACTAAAGGAGGAGTTGGCGTTGCTTACCACTCGAGTCGATCTCCTGGATAGGTTGTGTTTCGATTGA
- the LOC104759302 gene encoding uncharacterized protein LOC104759302 translates to MLFVNVIPSEPQPEQVPIVPIVPTVPTVPIGDQSSVGMNYENQHAKDGEIGPNAIVVYVGKEKAVEGDSNKEGEAESRDEGDEYTEPRPVVEPLKSDKVRYVVKCPKEGCNWGLRGGRIRGTDIFSIRRHNKMHTCSRASQSSSNSKRQGTPQLVASLLHGDYPGQMETPPPKIIMDLVKTKLGVDISYSTALRGKNQAVTDLKGSPEESYKMLRCYLHMLEKVNHGTRSYVHCDENNKFMYLFIALGASIEGFKVMRKVITMDATFLKNGYKGVLMLKTVVGDSSEIVFMTDRNTSLIKAIANVYPLAHHGFCIWHLSQNVKGYARNVNKDVVAWRFMECSRFYTVAEFNIAYASFTTRYPSAAKYLEESTQKERWARCVFPGDRYNLDTSNCVESLNSVFKDARRYSLIPMLDAILKKFSEWFNEHRKDAVSGSVANKLVPLVENYLHDLWATAEKLKVIELNGFELEYNVIDSDGKPYLVKLRLRSCSCRFFDIQKYPCVHALASFITYQKYGGKDFELHELCSKYYWTELWAIAYCRTIYLVPDKSRWDVLDDVQDMEIIPPNRKIRGGRKKTKRYASAGEKRPKTRPRTQNKRRRRQGLQWLLFGDNVHV, encoded by the exons atgttgtttgtgaatgtcATCCCTTCTGAGCCTCAGCCTGAGCAAGTTCCCATAGTGCCCATAGTGCCCACAGTGCCCACAGTGCCCATAGGGGACCAAAGTTCTGTTGGTATGAACTATGAAAACCAACATGCGAAGGATGGTGAAATCGGACCTAACGCCATTGTTGTCTACgtaggcaaagaaaaggctgtagAGGGTGATTCTAATAAAGAGGGTGAAGCTGAATCACgtgatgaaggtgatgaataTACTGAGCCACGCCCTGTTGTAGAACCGT tAAAGTCGGACAAGGTGCGTTATGTggtcaaatgtcctaaagaaggATGTAACTGGGGTTTACGAGGTGGTAGGATTCGAGGTACAGATATTTTCTCGATTAGAAGGCACAACAAGATGCATACATGCTCTCGGGCTAGTCAAAGTTCAAGCAATAGTAAGAGGCAAGGCACTCCACAATTAGTTGCTTCTCTTTTACATGGTGATTATCCAGGGCAAATGGAAACTCCACCTCCGAAAATTATCATGGATCTTGTCAAGACAAAATTAGGTGTTGATATATCATATTCCACGGCGTTGAGAGGGAAAAATCAAGCTGTTACTGATTTGAAAGGTAGCCCAGAAGAAAGCTACAAGATGTTGCGATGTTATCTGCACATGTTAGAGAAGGTTAATCATGGTACAAGATCATATGTGCATTGCGAtgagaataataaattcatgtacTTGTTCATAGCTTTGGGAGCTAGCATTGAAGGATTTAAAGTCATGAGGAAAGTTATAACTATGGATGCAACTTTTCTAAAGAACGGATATAagggtgttctt atgttgaaaACCGTTGTTGGGGATTCTTCTGAAATAGTATTTATGACTGACAGAAATACAAGTCTCATAAAAGCTATAGCTAATGTGTATCCTCTGgctcatcatggtttttgtatatggCATTTATCCCAAAATGTGAAAGGTTATGCTCGTAACGTGAACAAAGACGTTGTTGCATGGAGATTCATGGAGTGTAGTAGGTTTTACACAGTGGCTGAGTTCAACATTGCTTACGCATCTTTTACGACAAGATATCCTTCTGCTGCCAAGTATCTTGAAGAATCTACCCAGAAAGAAAGATGGGCACGATGTGTTTttccaggagatagatacaacctAGACACAAGCAACTGTGTTGAATCGTTGAACAGTGTATTCAAAGATGCAAGGAGGTACTCCTTGATACCCATGCTTGAtgcaatacttaaaaaattCTCTGAATGGTTTAATGAACATCGAAAAGATGCTGTGTCTGGATCAGTCGCAAATAAATTGGTGCCTTTAGTGGAGAACTACTTACATGATTTATGGGCAACTGCTGAGAAACTAAAGGTGATAGAGCTAAATGGTTTCGAGCTTGAATACAATGTCATTGACAGTGACGGAAAGCCTTATTTGGTGAAGTTGCGATTGAGAAGTTGCAGTTGTAGGTTTTTCGATATACAAAAGTATCCTTGTGTGCATGCATTGGCGTCTTTCATTACATACCAAAAATATGGAGGTAAGGATTTCGAGTTACATGAGTTGTGTTCTAAGTATTATTGGACGGAGCTGTGGGCAATTGCATATTGCAGGACAATTTATTTAGTACCTGATAAGTCTCGATGGGATGTCCTAGATGACGTCCAAGATATGGAGATCATACCTCCGAATCGGAAAATAAGagggggaagaaagaaaacaaaaaggtatgcaTCTGCTGGGGAAAAACGACCAAAAACTCGACCTAGGACGCAGAATAAAAGGCGCCGGAGACAAGGACTCCAATGGTTGTTATTTGGAGATAATGTTCATGTTTGA
- the LOC104756354 gene encoding probable 3-beta-hydroxysteroid-Delta(8),Delta(7)-isomerase, giving the protein MEEAAHPYVPRDLKLPGYVPISMSMSTILAVYLGASLLVVSLVWLLLGRKKAKVEKLLMCWWAFTGLTHIILEGYFVFTPEFFKDNTSCYLAEVWKEYSKGDSRYAGRDSAIVSIEGITAVIVGPVCLLAIYAIAKEKSYSYVLQLAISLGQLYGCLVYFITAILEGDNFATNSFYYYSYYIGANGWWILIPLLISFRCWKKICAAVANNIVETKTKTKKKLR; this is encoded by the exons atggAGGAAGCAGCGCATCCTTACGTTCCGAGAGATCTGAAACTGCCGGGATACGTACCAATCTCAATGTCTATGTCCACCATCCTCGCTGTCTACCTCGGTGCTTCCCTCCTTGTCGTCTCCCTCGTCTGGCTTCTCTTAG gGAGGAAGAAAGCTAAAGTTGAGAAATTGCTAATGTGTTGGTGGGCATTCACTGGTCTCACTCACATTATCCTCGAAGGCTATTTCGTTTTCACCCCTGAGTTTTTCAAGGACAACACTTCTTGCTACCTCGCTGAAGTCT GGAAAGAATACAGCAAAGGTGATTCGAGATACGCAGGTAGGGATTCTGCAATTGTATCTATTGAAGGGATCACTGCTGTTATCGTTGGCCCTGTTTGTCTCTTAGCTAT ATATGCCATTGCTAAGGAGAAGTCGTATAGCTACGTGCTTCAGCTTGCGATTTCGCTTGGACAGCTCTATGGATGTTTGGTTTACTTCATTACTGCTATCTTGGAAGGAGACAACTTTGCTACAAACTCATTCTACTATTACTCATACTACATTGGTGCTAACGGATGGTGGATCTTGATACCGTTACTCATTTCTTTCCGTTGCTGGAAAAAGATTTGTGCAGCTGTTGCCAACAACATTGTcgagacaaagacaaagacaaagaagaaactcCGTTGA